A region from the Nostoc sp. HK-01 genome encodes:
- a CDS encoding alkyl hydroperoxide reductase/ thiol specific antioxidant/ Mal allergen: MDKYFIKRRRLLTYLGLGALGAGGVAIASGCSQKIVVPNAVAPTPSSAPTQSVAAVPANAQLLPEFQGISQWLNSSPLTTADLKGSVVLIQFWTFACINCQRTLPYVTRWHQEYAAKGLKVVGVHTPEFAYEKVVNNVKQALQKHKITYPVPIDNEFQTWNAYKNEYWPHLFLADRQGVIRYDHIGEGAYSDTEQMIRQLLG, from the coding sequence ATGGATAAATATTTCATCAAGCGCCGCCGACTTCTGACCTATCTGGGGTTAGGAGCATTAGGAGCAGGTGGAGTGGCGATCGCATCTGGATGTTCTCAAAAAATCGTAGTTCCTAATGCTGTTGCGCCTACGCCTAGTAGCGCTCCCACTCAAAGTGTCGCTGCGGTACCTGCTAACGCACAACTGCTCCCAGAATTCCAAGGGATTTCCCAGTGGCTCAACTCCTCACCTTTAACAACGGCTGACCTCAAAGGGAGTGTAGTATTGATTCAATTTTGGACATTTGCTTGTATTAATTGTCAGCGCACTTTACCCTACGTTACCCGTTGGCATCAAGAATATGCAGCGAAAGGACTGAAAGTTGTAGGTGTCCACACACCAGAGTTTGCTTATGAAAAAGTGGTCAACAATGTCAAACAAGCTTTGCAAAAGCACAAAATTACCTATCCAGTGCCGATAGATAATGAATTCCAAACTTGGAATGCCTATAAAAACGAATACTGGCCGCATTTGTTTTTAGCAGACCGCCAAGGAGTGATTCGCTACGACCACATTGGTGAAGGTGCTTATTCAGATACAGAACAGATGATTCGTCAGCTTTTAGGATAG